GGCGCTATTCCCGCCGCGTGCGCCGGGGTGGTGCACTGACCGGCGCGCAAGGCCGTCGGTGCCCCGCCCGGCGGTCCGGTTCGACCGGGCCGTGGGCCGGCGTCAGCGCACCGCCACCCGGTGCTCGTGCAGCCGGGCCAGCACGGCGTGGTGGGCCTCCCAGCCGTCCGGGAACCGTACCGGCACGCCCAGCTGCACCGGCTCGGTCGCCGGGTGCTCGTCCAGCAGTTCGGCGATGCCCGCGCGGGCCACCACGATGCACGCGTGCCGGTGCCGGGAGGCCAGCACGCAGAGCCGGCCGGTCTCCAGGTGGAAGGCCGTCGCGTCCGGGCGCCCGGAGAGCGGGTGCAGGACCACCGTGACGTCGTACTCGCGGCCCTGCAGCCGGTTCGCGGTGTCGACCGTGACGGCCGGGCCGGCCGCCGGGTCCACCGGTACACCCGACCCGGCCAGCGCGGCGCGCACGGCCGCCGCCTGGTCCCGGTGGGCGGTTCCGACCGCGATCCGGTCGGCCGACAACGGTGTGGAGCCCTGCTCCGAGTGCGCGGTCAGCCCCCGGTCCAGCAGCCGGCGCACGGTGGCCGCGACCACGGCCACCGCCTGGGGGTCGGTCCGGACGGTGTGCCGGGCGGGCAGCTCCAGCAGCGACCAGCCGTGCTCCGCCGCCTCGTCGATCGCGGCGTCCACCGCGCCGTGCGGGCCGGTGCGCTCGGCCCTGCCGTCGAGGGTGAGCGTGCGATCGTCCGGGCCGGTGCCCGCGCGGAACGGTGTGTACGGGTAGAACGCCGCCGAGATCAGCGGTGCGGCACTGGCCGGCAGCCGCCAGGAGACCGGCAGGCGGTGGGGCTCGATCTGCGGATTGTGCGCGAGCAGCGTGACGACGGCACTGTTCGAGGGGTCGTAGCTCAGCCCGGCCCACTGCTCGGTGCCGACCACGGTGAACGGGTCCAGCTGGCCCGGGTCGCCGACGAACAGCGCCCGTTCGAACAACCGGGCCACGGCCAGCAGCGCGTCCGAGCGCATCTGGTAGGCCTCGTCGACGATGGCGTGCCGCCACGGCGTCTCGGTGTTCACCCACTGCCACTTGGCGGAGGTCGAGATCACCACATCGAGCTCGGCCAGGTCGGCGACCTTGTCGGCGG
The sequence above is drawn from the Kitasatospora sp. NBC_00315 genome and encodes:
- a CDS encoding AAA family ATPase; the encoded protein is MLTRILDATVRPAVGAPRGVVVDSPPGAGKSTLVVRAARELVGAGERLMIVAQTNNQVDDLVDRLAEKAPDLTIGRLHAGDSRPAAQALRHANVTAADKVADLAELDVVISTSAKWQWVNTETPWRHAIVDEAYQMRSDALLAVARLFERALFVGDPGQLDPFTVVGTEQWAGLSYDPSNSAVVTLLAHNPQIEPHRLPVSWRLPASAAPLISAAFYPYTPFRAGTGPDDRTLTLDGRAERTGPHGAVDAAIDEAAEHGWSLLELPARHTVRTDPQAVAVVAATVRRLLDRGLTAHSEQGSTPLSADRIAVGTAHRDQAAAVRAALAGSGVPVDPAAGPAVTVDTANRLQGREYDVTVVLHPLSGRPDATAFHLETGRLCVLASRHRHACIVVARAGIAELLDEHPATEPVQLGVPVRFPDGWEAHHAVLARLHEHRVAVR